Below is a genomic region from Spirosoma radiotolerans.
CTCAGAATGGCACGCTCCGGCGTACCGGCGAGATTTTGCCGGGTGCTTACGGCTCCGATCTGGGCATCATATTCAAACCCTTTCCTAAACTGCTGATCAATGCCGCAGCCTGGTATTTATGGATGCAGCAGGAGTTTGTCTATGTGGGCGACGAGGGCGTGGTCGAACCCAGCGGTCGGTCACGTCGGCAGGGGCTCGACCTGTCGGTTCGGTACCAGTTGACAAAAAGCCTGTACGCCGATGTTGATCTAAACACCGCAAATCCCCGGTCGCTGGACGCTAGTGAGGGACAGAATTACCTGCCGCTGGCACCAACCTTTACGTCGACGGGCGGGCTATCGCTGCAAACGCGGTATGGCCTGAGCGGTTCACTGCGTTATCGGTATATGGCTGACCGCCCGGCAAATGAGGACAATACGATTGTAGCCAAGGGCTATTTTGTTACCGACATGCAGGTCAACTATGCCAAACGAGCCTACACGATTGGCTTATCGGTTCAGAACCTACTGAATACCCGCTGGAAAGAAACGCAGTTTGCCACCGAGAGTCGCCTGAAAGGCGAAGCGGCTCCAGTCGATGAAATTCACTTTACACCCGGCACGCCTTTCTTCGCCCGACTGAGCCTGACTTATTTCTGGTAACGGGTGTGAGGTTCGGAACGAGTGCTGGTTCGGGAAATTTGGTTTAACGTACTGACATCGTCGGGCCACGGCTGCTTGTAGATGGTCCATACTGGGTTATTTCTCGGCTGAAAGCTCATTTACTCATTAAAAACCTTACAGCAAGTGTACTCGTTGAATTCACCCAACAACCAAATACAACCTATTTTATTAAATAAGGCTGCGTGACACCAGTTAGTAACTTGATAGACCTTATCCATGTCGATTTAGTTTATTACTAGTTATAACCTTCTTTCGATTGTCATATATGCCACATTCGTCAGAAATATTGAAGGCTAGAATTCGGATTGACATCAGCGTGATTATCGCTGGTTTTTTACTCCTTATTGGCTTATTTCTTCTTGTTTATCAACAAGTTCGACAAGAAGAAGATAACCAATGGGTAGTTCATACCTATCAAGTTATTGACCGCTTAAAAGCCGTTGAAGCTTTGCTGGTCGATGCCGAGACGGGCGCCCGGGGCTACGCGGCTACCCAGGATAGCGTGTTTCTTGAACCCTACCGACAAGCGCGGCCCCGTATCGATAGTAACTTAGAGGCCCTGCCCAAACTAGTGGCTGACAACCCGGCTCAGCAACGGCGGGCCAGGCAATTAAATAAGCTGGCGAAGGCCAAAGTTGCCATCGTGGATCAGCTTATCCGAAATACCCCCTCTCCCGAATCGAACTCCCTATTGAAGCAGGGGAAACAGCGCATGGATGCCGTGCGCCGTCACGTGACAGCCATGATTGCTGTTGAGCAGGCATTACTCAAGACTCGCCAGCAGCGGGTTCAAGCCGTCAACCAATACACGATGGTGTTAATCGGCCTGCTTCTGCTACTGGCTTTGCTCGCTTTCCGACAAGCCTATGGCATCATTCGGAAGGAGCTTACCGGTCGGTTACAGGCTCAGGTAGCAGCCCGTCAGAGCGCCGAGTTACTCCAGACTATCATCCATAACGTGCCGACCGGCCTAGTCCTTTATGAGGCCGTCCGGGACCCAGCCGGCGAGGTTATCGACTTCATCTATGCGTTATCGAACCCGGTCAATGATCAGGTGGCGGGCCGCCAGGCGGGAGAATTACTACAGGTTTCGCTGTTGACCCATTCACCAGTCACCCGTACCAATGGGGTATTTGACGATCTGGTTCAAGTAGTAGACAGCGGTCAGCCCCTGTCCCGCATCCGGCGCTTTCAATCGGATCGGGTTCAGGGTTGGTTTGATAGCCGTTATGTCAAACAGGGGGATGGGGTGCTGGTAAGCTTCCTGGATGTAACGGCGCTTAAAGAAGCCGAGTTAACCCAGCAGCAGCAGGCCCAGGCTCTCCAAAGCGCCAATGAGGAACTACAGCGCTCCAATGCCAGCCTGCAATCGTTTGCCTTTATTGCCAGTCATGATTTACAGGAACCGCTGCGTAAAATTGAGTCTTTTGGCAATTTGCTGGTGGGGCAGTACGCTAATGAATTGGATGAGAAGGCGGCCGACTACCTGCGACGCATGCAGGCGGCTGCCAGGCGAATGTCCCACTTGATTCGAGACCTGCTCAACTACTCGCGGCTAAGCAGCGCTCCAACGGTGTTTGCGCCTGTCTCGATGTCCTTGCTGGTAGAAGAGATTCTGGACGATCTGGAGACAACCATTAGCCGATCTGGAGCCCAGATCACCGTTGGTGAGTTACCGATCCTGCCGGGTGATGCGACCCAGTTGCGGCAGTTAATGCAAAACCTAGTCAGCAACGCTATCAAGTTTAGTCAGAAGCCAGCAGGAATGGCGCAGGTAGCCATCAACAGTCGGCATGTTGCGGGAGCCGATATACCTGCTTTAGTTCCATTGAGCACCGAGAGCGTCTATTGGGAGATTCGAGTGTCCGATAACGGCATTGGCTTCGATGAGCAGTACCTCGACCAAATCTTTGAGGTGTTCCAGCGGTTGCACACCAAACAGCAGTTTTCCGGATCAGGCATCGGACTGGCCATCTGCAAGCGGGTCGTGGAGAACCACGGCGGCTGGATTACCGCTGACAGCCAACTGGGCCAGGGCGCTACGTTTCGGGTCTATCTACCGGCGGCTTAGATGCGTGTCAGGACGGGCCTGTTGCTACTGGATCGGGAAGATGCTTTTGGGCTTAGACGGCTACTACCCACTTATCCATTAACGATCGGATAACTTCCTTCATGGCCTTATAATCAGATTGCTTTGGAATAAAATCGACCATACCAGCCTGAAAACTGGCCGATAGTTCTTCAGCAGTGATTAGGGACGACCATAGTACGGTTGGCACCGACTGCAGGTGAGGCTGAGTAGACATCCAGCCCAATAGGTCCAGCGCGTTAGCTGGTGGCAGAAAATAATCCAGCACTACCAAATGGGGTTGCTCCGACTCGGCGAGCAAGCGTTGGCATTCCTGCAAATTTTTAGAACAGCTGATCTCCACTCGATCCCCATATAAATCCTTAAAGATGGTCGTCAGGAAATAACAATCATCTTCATCATCGTCACTCAGTACTATCCGATAAGTATCCATCTGATTCGCCCTTACTTACTTGCTTATCCGCCCTCACATGGATAGAGAAGTAGCTGTAAGTTTTGTTTAACACAGGCTACACAAATGTACTTTGTTACATGAATTTTGTCAACTCATTGCTAATTTTGCCTGGTAGTTAAGCCCATTCCTTTTCTATTGACTAACCTCAATGAACCAGATTCTTTTGGCTATCTGTCTCATCCATTGGCAGATAGGCAAGAAAGGTGATCCTCTCTCCTACCTGACTCTCTGCAGTAATCATACTAGCATGAACCTCGACACTTTTCTCACATAGCGCCAAGCGAAGACGGGGTCAGTCATCGGACTTGGCGCGTACAGACACCATCGTTGACCAACGTCCGGTTGACCGTCACTCATCAGGGCAGCGATCAGGCGGGTGTATAGACGAGAAAAGTAGCAGGTACAAAGCAGTGCATCGGCTCTCATAGGGTAGTTGCTCAAAAAAGTCAGCTAACTCGCGGATAGCACTTAAGGCGGATGACTCATCCGTAAGGGTTATTAATTCGGTTTCGCTAATTACCTTTCTGCCCGATTGTCAGCCCATTTCATCAATAGGCTCACAATTACGACTGAATCATCCAAACGTAGAATGGCCACTTTTTTACTTCTGTTCGGCCAGCCAACTTACAAACGACCGCCCGTATCGACGAGCTATTGTTTGTGAGTTTGACTATTACAAACAAGCCTGCAAATTAGGCGGATTGGATTTAGTGCCAATACAGACAATCCATTAGATTAGCCGCATAAACGCTTTCGGACAAAATTAAGGAGGAGTGATCGACGATAACAACCGCTTTGATAAAGAAACTATCCCGACAACAGGCAGCCATCAACGGCTCCGGCCCCAGGAAGAATGCCTGGCCGTTGCCTTCACGAACGCACAGGTGGGCTTTGCCATTATCCAGACAAACGGGACAGTTCTTTACGTCAATAAGGCACTAGGGGTACTAACGGGTTACCCGCTCAGCGAACTGATCAACAAACCGTATGCCCTGGTCATTCATCCGGACGACCAGGATCACTATGCGCATGAAATCAAGGGCTTAGCAACGGGTGGCGTAGGTTCGCTGACAACGCAGCTACGCTGTATTCATCAAGAAGGCCGGCTAGTCTGGGTCAAGCTCCACACAACCTTACTTGTAGACGATGCGGGCCAGACTGATCGCCTGTTTTCGATTATTGAAGAGGTTACCAAAGAGGTGATTGTGCGCGACGACCAGCACAAATTACTGGCGCTGGTCGACAATAGCCTTAGTTTTATGGCCATTGCTGACCTGGAAGGCCGGGTAACCTACATCAATGATGCTGGCCGAGCACTGGTTGGTCTGGCCAAGGCAGACGGGCCGGAAGCAATTGTCGTTGCGGATTTCTATTCGCCTGAGCAGTACGCCCTGATTCGCGACGTAGCCGTTCCAACACTCCTCCGCCAGGGGCATTGGTCAGGCCGGGTTACCCTCATCCATTTCAAAACCGGCGAAAGTATTCCCTGTCAGGCAAGCGGTATTCGAATCGATGATCCAGATACCGGAAAGCCGATCGGGAGAGGGTTCACCCTGCGGGATTTACGGCCCGAGCTGGCGGCCCAGGAAACACAACAAAGACTGCTGACGCTAGTCGATAATAGCATCGAGTCGATGTCTATTTTAGAACTGGATGGCAAAAATTCGTATATCAACAAGGCAGGCATCGCCATGTTGGGCTTTGACAACGCACAACAGGTTCAGGAAACACCCATATCGCAGCTTCACGCACCCGAACATTTTGCCCTGGTTGAACAGGACGTGCTGCCGTCTGTGATGCGTACCGGCCGCTGGTCGGGGGAGATGTTGGTTCGCCACCTCAAGACGGGTGAGGTATTCCCCGTTTTTAACAATACGATTCGCATTGACGACCCTCTCAGTGGACAGCCCATAGCGGTGGGTGCTGTCATGCGCGATAGGCGGCCCGAACTGCTGGCTCAGCAAGCCTTACAAACCAGCGAAGCCCGCTTCCGTAGCCTGATCATGCAGGCGCCGGTAGCGATTGCGGTATTCCGTGGGGATCAGTTTGTGTTTGAGACCGTTAACGAGGCTTACCTGCCGCTTATCGGTAAAACAAGACCCGACGTAGAAGGCAAACCGCTGTTTGAGGTACTCCCCGAAACCCGATCTACCTTAGAACCACTGGCGCGGGAACTGGTTCGCACAGGCATTCCGTTTCCGGCCAGCGAGTTTGAAATTGTCATTAACCGGCATGGCCGGCACGAGACCTGTTTTTTTAATTCGATTTGGGAGCCTTTCCGCCTGAGTGATGGCCGCATCGATGGCTTTATCGTCGTGGCGCATGAAGTTACGCAACAAGTGGTTACCCGAAAAATGGCGGAAGCCAGTGAAGCCAAGCTCCGCTCGATCATTGAGGAAACCCCTATAGCCACCTGCCTGTTTGTAGGCCCCGACCTGGTCATTGAACTGGCGAATCAACCCATGATCCGCTTCTTTGGACGCGGGCCATCCGTTGTGGGCCGGCCCATCCGAGCGGTGCTGACAGGCGCCAGCGCAGATGCATCAGCCATTGCTCTCCTGGAGCAGGTCTTTAGGACAGGTAACTCCTTTTCAGCCCCATCAACCCCGGCCAATTTGACCATTGATGGTATAGAGGGCACCTATTACTTCGATTTAAGCCTAAAACCCCTGCGCGATGAGGCTGGTCAGGTCTATGCCATTTTGGAAACCGCCATCGACGTAACAGCCGAGGTTATGAACCGGAAAAAACTGGAAGAAAGTGAAACGTACTTTCGTCGGTTAACCGATACCGTGCCCACTATCATCTGGGAAACGGCACCCGATGGCAACTGTACTTATCTTAACCAGCAATGGTATGCGGCTACCAGTCAAACCAGGGCTGAGGCCGAAGGCCTTGGCTGGCTTTCGGCTACGCACCCCGACGACAAGCCTGAAGTGAGTCACCTTTTTATGGAGGCCAATCAAAGCCAGGCACCCTTCCAGGCCCTTTACCGAATGCGCCAAACGGATGGTTCTTACCGCTGGGCGATTGACTTAGGCAGCCCCCGATTCAGTGAAACCGGCGTGTATGAAGGTATGATCGGGACGGTGGTCGATGTGCATGAACAGGTGCTCGCCCGCCAAGAGATTGAGGAGAGCGAAGCCCGGTTTCGCAACTTATCGGCCCAGTTAGACCAGTTGGTTCAGGCGCGCACCCAGCAGTTGGAAGCCTCGATTCACGACTTACAGCGGTCGAACGAGAACCTGCAGCAGTTTGCCTATGTCGCCAGTCATGATCTTCAGGAACCCCTGCGCAAGATTC
It encodes:
- a CDS encoding PAS domain S-box protein, yielding MIDDNNRFDKETIPTTGSHQRLRPQEECLAVAFTNAQVGFAIIQTNGTVLYVNKALGVLTGYPLSELINKPYALVIHPDDQDHYAHEIKGLATGGVGSLTTQLRCIHQEGRLVWVKLHTTLLVDDAGQTDRLFSIIEEVTKEVIVRDDQHKLLALVDNSLSFMAIADLEGRVTYINDAGRALVGLAKADGPEAIVVADFYSPEQYALIRDVAVPTLLRQGHWSGRVTLIHFKTGESIPCQASGIRIDDPDTGKPIGRGFTLRDLRPELAAQETQQRLLTLVDNSIESMSILELDGKNSYINKAGIAMLGFDNAQQVQETPISQLHAPEHFALVEQDVLPSVMRTGRWSGEMLVRHLKTGEVFPVFNNTIRIDDPLSGQPIAVGAVMRDRRPELLAQQALQTSEARFRSLIMQAPVAIAVFRGDQFVFETVNEAYLPLIGKTRPDVEGKPLFEVLPETRSTLEPLARELVRTGIPFPASEFEIVINRHGRHETCFFNSIWEPFRLSDGRIDGFIVVAHEVTQQVVTRKMAEASEAKLRSIIEETPIATCLFVGPDLVIELANQPMIRFFGRGPSVVGRPIRAVLTGASADASAIALLEQVFRTGNSFSAPSTPANLTIDGIEGTYYFDLSLKPLRDEAGQVYAILETAIDVTAEVMNRKKLEESETYFRRLTDTVPTIIWETAPDGNCTYLNQQWYAATSQTRAEAEGLGWLSATHPDDKPEVSHLFMEANQSQAPFQALYRMRQTDGSYRWAIDLGSPRFSETGVYEGMIGTVVDVHEQVLARQEIEESEARFRNLSAQLDQLVQARTQQLEASIHDLQRSNENLQQFAYVASHDLQEPLRKIQSFGDILKAQYATDLGEGIAYLERMQAAASRMSTLIRDLLAYSRISTQQEVTSVVPLTQVVRQTVLDLDLLIGETDASIQIDVLPTVQGDASQLGQLFLNLLGNAVKFRRTGVVPQITVRAHQVLASELPPTVRPTRVANTYHCIDVADNGIGFDDKYVDRIFHVFQRLHGRSEYAGTGIGLAICEKVAANHGGAITATSRPGQGATFSVYLPN
- a CDS encoding response regulator, which translates into the protein MDTYRIVLSDDDEDDCYFLTTIFKDLYGDRVEISCSKNLQECQRLLAESEQPHLVVLDYFLPPANALDLLGWMSTQPHLQSVPTVLWSSLITAEELSASFQAGMVDFIPKQSDYKAMKEVIRSLMDKWVVAV
- a CDS encoding sensor histidine kinase; the encoded protein is MKARIRIDISVIIAGFLLLIGLFLLVYQQVRQEEDNQWVVHTYQVIDRLKAVEALLVDAETGARGYAATQDSVFLEPYRQARPRIDSNLEALPKLVADNPAQQRRARQLNKLAKAKVAIVDQLIRNTPSPESNSLLKQGKQRMDAVRRHVTAMIAVEQALLKTRQQRVQAVNQYTMVLIGLLLLLALLAFRQAYGIIRKELTGRLQAQVAARQSAELLQTIIHNVPTGLVLYEAVRDPAGEVIDFIYALSNPVNDQVAGRQAGELLQVSLLTHSPVTRTNGVFDDLVQVVDSGQPLSRIRRFQSDRVQGWFDSRYVKQGDGVLVSFLDVTALKEAELTQQQQAQALQSANEELQRSNASLQSFAFIASHDLQEPLRKIESFGNLLVGQYANELDEKAADYLRRMQAAARRMSHLIRDLLNYSRLSSAPTVFAPVSMSLLVEEILDDLETTISRSGAQITVGELPILPGDATQLRQLMQNLVSNAIKFSQKPAGMAQVAINSRHVAGADIPALVPLSTESVYWEIRVSDNGIGFDEQYLDQIFEVFQRLHTKQQFSGSGIGLAICKRVVENHGGWITADSQLGQGATFRVYLPAA